In Zingiber officinale cultivar Zhangliang chromosome 3B, Zo_v1.1, whole genome shotgun sequence, a single window of DNA contains:
- the LOC122056568 gene encoding beta-1,3-galactosyltransferase 7-like, with protein sequence MRGRSGGGCDRRMSYRWMIILCSCSFALGMLLTDKFWAFPDANSPIISNRRRQEQELKIISEDCTTKRKHEEDKDVMGEVSKTHEAIQSLDKAISTLQMELAAKRSSRELIGTDGSPTAGPLTEHRRKAFVVIGVNTAFSSRKRRDSVRATWMPQGEKLQQLEHEKGIVIRFTIGHSATSSSILDKAIDSEEAQHNDLLRLDHVEGYHELSAKTKIFFSTAVTIWDAEFFVKVDDDVHVNLGMLATTLARHRSKPRTYIGCMKSGPVLSDKNVKYHEPESWKFGEEGNKYFRHATGQIYAISKDLATYISINQPILHKYANEDVSLGSWFIGLEVEHTDERSMCCGTPPDCEWKAQAGNVCVASFDWSCSGICKSVEKMKDVHERCGEGDGVWSALF encoded by the exons ATGCGGGGGAGGAGCGGCGGCGGTTGTGATAGGAGAATGTCGTATCGATGGATGATCATCCTCTGCTCTTGTAGCTTCGCTCTCGGGATGCTTCTCACTGACAA GTTTTGGGCGTTTCCGGATGCAAACAGCCCGATCATCTCGAATAGGCGAAGGCAGGAACAAGAGCTCAAgatcatctcggaagattgtacCACCAAAAGG AAGCATGAGGAAGATAAGGATGTTATGGGCGAAGTGAGCAAAACACACGAGGCGATTCA ATCTCTGGACAAGGCGATCTCCACGCTTCAAATGGAGTTGGCTGCGAAGAGGAGCTCGAGGGAGTTGATCGGCACAGATGGCTCGCCGACGGCAGGTCCTTTGACCGAACATAGGAGGAAGGCTTTTGTTGTGATTGGGGTAAATACTGCGTTCAGTAGCAGGAAGAGAAGGGACTCGGTGAGAGCGACATGGATGCCACAAG GCGAAAAGCTCCAACAGTTAGAACATGAAAAGGGAATTGTGATTCGATTCACAATCGGCCATAG CGCTACATCTAGCAGCATTCTGGATAAGGCTATCGATTCGGAGGAAGCTCAGCACAATGACTTGCTCAGGCTG GATCATGTTGAAGGTTACCATGAACTTTCTGCGAAAACAAAAATATTCTTTTCAACTGCTGTCACAATTTGGGACGCTGAGTTCTTTGTCAAAGTGGATGATGATGTTCATGTGAATCTAG GCATGCTAGCCACGACTCTTGCTCGACATAGATCCAAACCGAGAACCTACATAGGGTGTATGAAGTCTGGGCCAGTACTTTCTGACAA GAATGTGAAGTACCACGAACCCGAATCCTGGaagtttggagaagaaggaaacAAGTACTTCCGCCATGCAACCGGACAGATTTATGCTATCTCAAAGGATCTAGCTACATATATCTCGATCAACCA GCCGATACTACATAAGTATGCCAATGAAGATGTATCACTAGGTTCGTGGTTTATTGGGCTGGAAGTTGAACACACCGATGAGAGGAGTATGTGCTGTGGAACTCCTCCAG ATTGCGAGTGGAAAGCCCAGGCAGGAAATGTTTGCGTTGCATCGTTTGACTGGAGTTGCAGTGGTATATGCAAATCAGTGGAGAAGATGAAGGATGTTCATGAAAGGTGTGGCGAAGGAGATGGAGTGTGGAGTGCTTTGTTCTAA